One part of the Pseudomonas sp. MYb118 genome encodes these proteins:
- a CDS encoding ATP-binding protein: MLIASQFPREQWYDQFSNPTIADAILDRIIHKAHVLSQR, encoded by the coding sequence TTGCTGATCGCTAGCCAGTTCCCGAGAGAGCAATGGTACGACCAGTTTTCCAACCCCACGATCGCCGACGCGATTCTTGACCGTATCATTCATAAAGCCCACGTACTGAGCCAAAGGTGA
- a CDS encoding UvrD-helicase domain-containing protein, with product MANNYLTLAVAGARKTQGLVEHCKALPADRKILLITFAQANQIELRERVRRYVGDRPSLEVSGWFSFLLRHFVKPFVPFAFPGKRCRGFNFEGDPGRYAVDENQFFDSSDSVYAKELARLAHQLIGQSGGALIQRLECLYDEILIDEVQDLSGYDWDILEALFGTRIAIRLVGDVRQAVLSTNPRGQMKKAFAYSKSIAWFKKQQKAGRLEINFSSVTWRCCQIIATFSDTIFEASWDFPETTSQNHTITPHDGVFLVKKTHVRQYVETFQPQCLRNSISSGKEFDFDYMNFGVSKGQTFNRVLIYPTGPIGKFISKGEHLVPLSAADFYVAVTRAEQSVAIVLDKPGASQIPYWHPPVDASPPD from the coding sequence ATGGCTAACAATTACCTGACCTTGGCAGTTGCGGGCGCACGTAAGACTCAAGGCCTGGTTGAGCACTGCAAGGCATTACCAGCCGATCGCAAAATCCTGCTCATTACCTTCGCACAGGCCAATCAAATCGAGTTGCGCGAGCGTGTGAGGCGGTATGTCGGCGATCGCCCCAGCTTGGAAGTCTCTGGGTGGTTCAGCTTCCTGCTGCGTCATTTCGTCAAACCCTTCGTGCCATTTGCATTCCCCGGCAAGCGCTGCAGGGGCTTCAATTTCGAAGGTGATCCAGGACGATACGCCGTCGATGAGAATCAATTTTTCGATTCTTCGGACAGCGTGTATGCAAAGGAATTAGCACGCTTGGCCCACCAACTCATTGGCCAAAGCGGCGGTGCTTTGATTCAACGCCTCGAATGCCTCTACGACGAAATACTCATCGACGAGGTGCAAGATCTTTCGGGTTACGACTGGGACATCCTAGAGGCGCTGTTCGGCACCCGCATAGCTATAAGGCTCGTAGGGGACGTCAGGCAGGCGGTCTTGTCCACCAACCCGCGTGGCCAAATGAAAAAGGCGTTTGCCTACTCGAAATCCATTGCATGGTTTAAAAAACAGCAGAAAGCTGGCCGGCTTGAAATCAACTTCAGCTCTGTGACCTGGAGGTGCTGCCAGATAATCGCTACCTTTTCCGACACCATCTTCGAGGCGAGCTGGGATTTTCCTGAAACGACATCTCAAAATCACACGATCACACCCCACGATGGTGTGTTCCTAGTGAAGAAGACTCATGTCCGTCAGTACGTTGAGACATTCCAACCCCAGTGCCTGCGCAATAGCATCAGCTCGGGCAAGGAGTTCGATTTCGACTATATGAACTTCGGGGTATCCAAAGGACAGACTTTCAATCGCGTACTGATCTATCCGACTGGCCCCATCGGCAAGTTCATCAGCAAAGGGGAGCATCTCGTGCCCCTATCCGCAGCCGATTTCTATGTGGCGGTCACACGGGCCGAGCAGAGTGTTGCGATTGTCTTGGATAAACCTGGTGCGTCACAGATCCCCTATTGGCATCCACCTGTCGATGCCTCACCCCCAGATTGA
- a CDS encoding efflux RND transporter periplasmic adaptor subunit, which translates to MILKKWNGALLVGVSLAFGVAGGYWFAHQRVSGVLGASPEQSPNSSEERKALYWYDPMYPQQKFDKPGKSPFMDMQLVPQYAGGAGDRATVSIDPSLTQNLGLRFATVTRGIFDSSLDVTGVLAFNERDVAVIQARTPGFVERVYAHAPGDVLKANAALADILVPEWAAAQTEFLAIKHNGDADLLAAARQRLRLTGMPAALITQVERSGKVQPNLTLTSPISGVLQELNVRAGMTVSAGDTLARVNGLSSVWLAVAVPESDSRAITVGQAVEARLPAFPGTTLSGNVSAILPETNPDSRTLRVRVELPNPDGRLRPGLTAQVRLNRSTEQSVLWVPSEAVIRTGRRALVMLAEDAGRYRPVEVLLGQESDGKTAIVKGLEAGQKVVTSGQFLLDSEASLKGIVARTDEESAPSETASSFHEADGQIVEINDKEVTLAHGPFKTLGMPGMTMTFPLASPALMQGLKAGDKVRVAVSQTDDGLRVERLDKSGSQP; encoded by the coding sequence ATGATCCTAAAAAAATGGAACGGGGCATTGTTGGTAGGCGTCTCGCTGGCATTCGGGGTTGCCGGGGGGTACTGGTTCGCGCATCAACGCGTGAGCGGAGTACTTGGTGCCAGCCCGGAGCAGAGTCCCAACTCCTCAGAGGAACGCAAGGCTCTGTATTGGTACGATCCCATGTACCCGCAGCAAAAATTCGATAAGCCGGGTAAATCCCCTTTTATGGACATGCAACTGGTTCCTCAGTACGCCGGTGGCGCAGGAGATCGTGCGACCGTCAGTATCGATCCGAGTCTGACCCAGAATCTCGGTCTGCGGTTTGCAACAGTCACCCGTGGAATCTTTGACTCCAGCCTTGATGTGACGGGTGTCTTGGCGTTCAACGAACGAGATGTTGCGGTGATACAGGCACGCACCCCTGGCTTTGTGGAACGGGTCTATGCCCATGCTCCCGGTGATGTGCTCAAGGCCAACGCGGCCCTGGCAGATATCCTGGTGCCGGAGTGGGCGGCTGCCCAGACAGAGTTCCTTGCCATTAAGCACAACGGTGATGCTGACCTATTGGCTGCGGCCCGACAGCGACTGCGGCTCACAGGGATGCCAGCTGCGCTGATCACCCAGGTAGAGCGCAGTGGCAAAGTCCAGCCGAACCTGACCCTCACCAGTCCTATCAGCGGCGTGCTGCAAGAGCTGAATGTACGTGCGGGTATGACCGTGTCGGCTGGCGATACTCTGGCCCGCGTCAATGGCTTGAGCAGTGTCTGGTTAGCCGTGGCCGTTCCAGAATCGGATTCCAGAGCTATCACCGTGGGGCAGGCAGTCGAAGCGCGTCTGCCAGCCTTCCCAGGAACTACACTTAGCGGCAACGTCAGCGCGATTTTGCCCGAGACCAATCCGGACAGCCGCACACTTCGGGTACGTGTCGAGTTACCCAATCCGGACGGGCGTCTCAGGCCGGGTTTGACGGCGCAAGTACGCCTGAATCGTTCGACCGAGCAAAGTGTATTGTGGGTGCCGAGTGAGGCGGTGATTCGCACTGGCCGACGAGCGCTGGTGATGCTCGCCGAAGACGCTGGCCGCTACCGCCCCGTGGAGGTGCTCCTTGGGCAGGAAAGCGATGGCAAAACTGCGATAGTGAAAGGTCTGGAAGCAGGCCAGAAGGTGGTTACATCTGGCCAGTTCCTGCTCGACTCGGAGGCCAGTCTTAAAGGCATTGTTGCTCGCACGGATGAAGAGTCGGCACCCAGTGAAACAGCCTCCAGTTTTCATGAGGCTGATGGTCAGATCGTTGAGATCAACGACAAAGAAGTCACGCTCGCCCACGGCCCTTTCAAGACGCTGGGTATGCCTGGCATGACGATGACTTTCCCTCTCGCTAGTCCGGCGCTGATGCAGGGCCTCAAGGCTGGTGACAAGGTTCGGGTCGCGGTGAGCCAGACCGATGATGGCTTGCGTGTTGAACGCCTGGATAAATCGGGGAGCCAGCCATGA
- a CDS encoding efflux RND transporter permease subunit, with product MIAALIRWSVANRFLVLLATLFVTAWGIWSVQSTPIDALPDLSDVQVIIRTPYAGQAPQIVENQVTYPLATTMLSVPGAKTVRGYSFFGDSFVYVLFEDGTDLYWARSRVLEYLSQIQSRLPASAKPALGPDATGVGWIFQYALVDRSGGHDLAQLRALQDWFLKFELKTLPNVAEVATVGGMVKQYQVQLDPLKLASLGITQSEVTDAIGNANQETGGAVLEMAETEFIVRASGYLKTLNDFRAIPLKLGSGGVPVTLGDVATIQLGPEMRRGITELDGEGETVGGVVILRSGKNARETIAAVKTKLDELKKSLPSGVEIVTTYDRSKLIDRAVENLSHKLIEEFIVVALVCGIFLWHLRSSLVAIISLPVGVLIAFIVMRYQGINANIMSLGGIAIAIGAMVDAAVVMIENAHKKVEAWHAANPGEELKGERHWHVMTEAAAEVGPALFFCLLIITLSFIPVFTLEAQEGRLFGPLAFTKTYAMAAAAGLSVTLVPVLMGYWIRGRIPSEQQNPLNRWLIRIYQPALDAVLRRPKITMVVALLVFASALWPMSRLGGEFLPPLDEGDLLYMPSALPGLSAQKAAQLLQQTDRLIKTVPEVEHVFGKAGRAETATDPAPLEMFETTIQFKPHEQWRPGMTQEKLVEELDRVVRVPGLTNIWIPPIRNRIDMLATGIKSPIGVKVAGTNLTEIDAATQAVERVAKDVPGVSSALAERLTGGRYIDVDIDRKAAARYGLNIADVQSIVAGAIGGENVGETIEGLARFPINVRYPREWRDSLGALEQLPIYTPLGSQITLGTVAKIKVSDGPPMLKSENARPSGWVYIDVRGRDIASVVADLRRIVNEQVKLQPGMSLSYSGQFEFLERANARLKLVVPATLLIIFVLLYLTFARFDEALLIMATLPFALTGGAWFLYLLGFNLSVATGVGFIALAGVSAEFGVIMLLYLKNAWAEREDLGDSTERGLLAAIREGAVQRVRPKAMTVAVIIAGLLPILLGSGTGSEVMSRIAAPMVGGMVTAPLLSLFVIPAAYRLMRRRHPQDKPNPSQGKVV from the coding sequence ATGATTGCTGCCCTGATTCGTTGGTCAGTGGCCAACCGATTCCTAGTGCTACTCGCGACACTGTTTGTCACCGCTTGGGGTATCTGGTCGGTGCAAAGCACGCCCATTGATGCGTTGCCAGACCTCTCCGATGTACAGGTGATTATCCGCACCCCTTATGCAGGACAAGCGCCGCAGATCGTCGAGAACCAGGTCACCTATCCGTTGGCCACCACCATGCTCTCGGTGCCGGGGGCCAAGACCGTGCGTGGTTATTCCTTCTTTGGCGATAGTTTTGTCTACGTGCTGTTCGAAGACGGCACTGACTTGTATTGGGCTCGCTCGCGGGTGTTGGAGTACCTGAGTCAGATACAAAGCCGCTTGCCGGCCAGCGCCAAACCGGCGTTGGGGCCGGATGCGACGGGGGTGGGTTGGATCTTTCAGTACGCACTGGTGGATCGCAGTGGCGGGCACGATTTGGCACAACTTCGCGCTCTTCAGGACTGGTTCCTCAAGTTTGAACTCAAGACCCTACCGAACGTTGCGGAAGTGGCCACCGTGGGAGGCATGGTTAAGCAATACCAGGTGCAGCTTGATCCGCTCAAACTGGCCAGCCTCGGCATCACTCAGTCTGAGGTGACCGATGCTATCGGCAACGCCAATCAGGAAACCGGTGGTGCGGTGTTGGAGATGGCAGAGACCGAGTTCATCGTGCGTGCTTCCGGCTACCTGAAGACACTCAATGACTTTCGGGCGATCCCGCTGAAGCTGGGCTCGGGCGGTGTGCCGGTGACCCTTGGCGATGTCGCCACGATCCAGCTGGGGCCGGAAATGCGGCGTGGCATCACCGAACTCGACGGTGAGGGCGAGACCGTCGGCGGCGTGGTGATTTTGCGCAGCGGCAAGAATGCTCGCGAGACCATTGCTGCGGTCAAGACCAAACTCGACGAGCTGAAAAAAAGTTTGCCGTCTGGGGTGGAAATCGTCACCACCTACGACCGCAGCAAGCTGATCGACCGCGCTGTTGAAAACCTCAGCCACAAGCTGATCGAAGAGTTCATTGTCGTCGCGTTGGTCTGCGGAATCTTCCTCTGGCACCTGCGCTCATCCCTGGTGGCGATCATCTCCCTGCCGGTGGGTGTGTTGATTGCCTTCATCGTCATGCGCTACCAAGGCATCAACGCCAACATCATGTCCTTGGGCGGGATTGCCATCGCCATTGGCGCTATGGTCGATGCCGCTGTGGTGATGATCGAGAACGCCCACAAGAAGGTTGAGGCATGGCACGCGGCCAATCCGGGGGAAGAACTGAAGGGTGAACGTCATTGGCATGTAATGACCGAAGCGGCGGCAGAGGTAGGCCCCGCGCTGTTCTTCTGTTTGTTGATCATCACCCTGTCGTTCATTCCGGTGTTCACGCTGGAAGCTCAGGAAGGAAGGTTGTTCGGCCCTTTGGCTTTCACTAAGACCTACGCCATGGCGGCAGCGGCGGGATTGTCAGTGACCTTGGTGCCCGTGCTGATGGGCTACTGGATTCGAGGACGAATCCCCAGTGAGCAACAGAACCCGTTGAACCGGTGGTTGATACGGATCTATCAGCCAGCCCTGGACGCAGTCTTGCGTCGACCAAAGATCACAATGGTGGTGGCACTGTTGGTGTTTGCCAGTGCGCTATGGCCAATGTCCCGTTTGGGCGGCGAGTTTCTCCCCCCGTTGGACGAGGGCGATCTGCTCTATATGCCTTCAGCCCTGCCGGGATTATCGGCGCAGAAAGCGGCGCAATTGCTGCAGCAGACCGACCGCCTGATCAAGACCGTGCCCGAAGTCGAACACGTCTTCGGTAAAGCGGGGCGCGCCGAAACCGCCACCGACCCGGCACCGCTGGAGATGTTCGAAACCACTATCCAGTTCAAGCCACACGAGCAATGGCGCCCAGGCATGACCCAGGAGAAACTGGTGGAAGAACTGGATCGAGTGGTACGAGTTCCAGGGCTGACCAATATCTGGATACCGCCGATTCGCAACCGTATCGACATGCTGGCCACCGGGATCAAAAGCCCCATCGGAGTAAAAGTTGCCGGCACAAACCTGACCGAGATTGATGCAGCAACTCAGGCTGTCGAGCGGGTGGCCAAGGATGTACCCGGTGTCAGCTCGGCTCTGGCCGAGCGACTGACCGGTGGCCGCTATATCGATGTAGATATCGACCGCAAGGCCGCCGCCCGCTACGGACTGAATATCGCTGATGTGCAGTCCATTGTGGCTGGCGCTATCGGTGGTGAAAACGTAGGGGAGACAATCGAAGGTCTCGCACGTTTCCCGATCAACGTACGTTACCCACGGGAGTGGCGTGACTCGCTCGGCGCCCTGGAGCAGTTGCCGATCTACACCCCGCTAGGCAGCCAGATCACCCTTGGCACAGTGGCGAAGATCAAGGTCAGCGACGGGCCGCCGATGCTCAAGAGCGAGAACGCACGGCCTTCAGGATGGGTGTACATCGATGTGCGTGGTCGGGACATTGCATCGGTGGTCGCCGATCTACGCCGGATCGTCAATGAGCAGGTCAAGTTGCAGCCCGGTATGAGCCTGAGCTACTCAGGACAGTTCGAATTTCTGGAACGGGCCAACGCACGACTCAAGCTGGTGGTGCCTGCCACGCTGCTGATCATCTTCGTGTTGCTCTACCTGACCTTTGCCCGATTCGATGAGGCCTTGCTGATCATGGCCACATTGCCATTCGCACTGACTGGTGGAGCATGGTTTCTCTATCTATTGGGATTCAACCTGTCGGTCGCCACCGGAGTCGGCTTTATCGCCTTAGCCGGGGTTTCTGCCGAATTCGGCGTGATTATGTTGCTCTACCTAAAAAACGCCTGGGCCGAGCGTGAAGACCTCGGCGACAGCACTGAGCGCGGGCTGCTGGCGGCGATTCGTGAAGGCGCTGTGCAGCGCGTTCGACCCAAGGCCATGACCGTGGCCGTGATCATTGCCGGTCTGTTACCCATCCTGCTGGGCAGCGGCACCGGAAGCGAAGTCATGAGTCGCATCGCCGCTCCGATGGTCGGCGGCATGGTCACGGCCCCCTTGCTTTCGCTGTTTGTCATTCCGGCAGCGTATCGCCTGATGCGTCGCCGTCATCCCCAAGATAAACCCAACCCATCTCAAGGAAAAGTCGTTTGA
- a CDS encoding ATP-dependent endonuclease, with translation MITKIKIQGYRIYGDFTLLPNKDLNILVGGNDAGKSTLMEAIGLALNGRIGGRSAQEELNPYWFNKELVNQFLEDCAWDEKPALPEILIELFLENRPELQFLCGAINSDRKTNACPGISFKVIPNPEYDEELTQWRINPSTLIPVEYYKIEWRTFGDEVLTRRPRQLAVATIDSRTVRSTSGVDYHLRQILSDHLEPGEKAKISQHYREIKESMTSNSLGGVNDRLKDIRAPLDNQVMALAMDQSAQSSWEGSVTPHVDHVPFALAGQGQQASIKISLAMQRMSEQTSIVMIEEPENHLSHTSLTTLLSRIEEAAGERQLFISTHSAYVLNRLGLSSLLLLHRGKASHIETLDPDTVGYFQKLPGFDTLRMVLAHKLVLVEGPSDEILFERFFKDLYGKHPMELGIDVMSMHGLTLKRCLELCTAIDRPVAVLRDNDGEDPEILREAVTELLETGKRELFIGAKEAGKTLEPQLMACNSDESLRKILKVTDRAILGKWMSREKTEAALLIAKSKETINSPPYMTAAAKFIHG, from the coding sequence ATGATCACGAAGATCAAAATCCAGGGCTATCGGATCTACGGCGATTTCACGCTGCTGCCCAACAAGGATCTCAACATCCTTGTGGGCGGTAACGACGCGGGGAAGTCGACTCTGATGGAAGCGATTGGTCTCGCGCTAAACGGGCGTATCGGTGGTCGCTCCGCTCAAGAAGAGCTGAACCCGTATTGGTTCAACAAAGAGCTGGTTAATCAGTTCTTGGAAGACTGCGCCTGGGATGAAAAACCAGCGCTGCCAGAGATCCTGATTGAGCTGTTCCTAGAGAATCGGCCTGAGCTGCAATTTCTCTGTGGCGCGATCAATAGCGATAGGAAGACAAATGCCTGCCCGGGCATCTCATTCAAGGTCATTCCCAACCCTGAGTATGACGAGGAACTTACCCAGTGGCGTATCAATCCCAGCACGCTGATCCCCGTCGAGTACTACAAGATTGAATGGCGTACCTTTGGGGATGAGGTACTGACTAGGCGCCCCCGGCAGCTCGCCGTTGCGACTATCGATTCCCGTACCGTCCGCTCGACCTCAGGCGTCGACTACCACTTGCGCCAAATCCTAAGTGACCATTTGGAGCCGGGCGAGAAAGCCAAGATCTCCCAGCATTACCGCGAGATCAAAGAGTCAATGACTTCTAACTCCCTGGGTGGCGTGAATGATCGCCTCAAGGATATTCGAGCGCCACTGGATAACCAGGTGATGGCCCTGGCCATGGATCAAAGCGCTCAATCCTCCTGGGAGGGGTCGGTCACACCACATGTGGATCATGTGCCTTTCGCGCTGGCAGGCCAAGGGCAGCAAGCCTCGATCAAGATATCGCTGGCCATGCAGCGCATGTCCGAGCAGACCAGCATCGTGATGATTGAAGAGCCAGAGAATCATCTGTCACATACCAGCTTGACCACGCTGCTGTCGCGCATCGAGGAGGCTGCAGGTGAGCGTCAACTGTTCATCTCGACGCACAGTGCCTATGTGCTGAATCGCCTCGGCCTGAGCTCCTTGCTCCTCCTGCATCGCGGCAAGGCATCTCACATCGAGACGCTTGATCCGGACACGGTCGGCTATTTCCAAAAGCTCCCAGGCTTCGACACGTTGCGGATGGTGCTGGCTCACAAGCTCGTCCTAGTGGAGGGCCCTTCAGACGAGATCCTGTTCGAGCGCTTCTTCAAAGACCTCTATGGTAAACACCCGATGGAGCTTGGGATTGACGTGATGAGCATGCACGGGCTGACGTTGAAGCGCTGCCTGGAACTTTGTACGGCCATTGATCGGCCCGTTGCCGTGCTTCGAGACAACGACGGGGAAGATCCAGAAATCCTTAGGGAAGCTGTCACCGAACTGCTCGAAACAGGAAAACGTGAGCTCTTCATTGGAGCGAAAGAAGCGGGCAAGACGCTGGAGCCGCAATTGATGGCGTGCAACAGCGATGAGTCTCTGCGCAAGATTCTTAAAGTCACTGATCGGGCCATTCTTGGCAAATGGATGTCGAGAGAAAAAACGGAAGCGGCGCTTCTCATCGCTAAATCCAAGGAAACAATCAACTCCCCGCCATACATGACTGCAGCAGCGAAGTTCATCCATGGCTAA
- a CDS encoding TolC family protein, with protein MNSKCNCTGWSLVAGLAASVLALPSFAAALTLDEALRLAENNAPSLTAQDAKIQAASSAAIPAGELPDPKLLVGVQNYPIGGPDRWSIDQDFMTMQMVGVRQEVPNSDKRKARIAVADAAIDRASAERLIERLKVRQSTALAWINSYSVERKDVLFQDFYKENRLLSDTVRAQIAGGRAQPADAVTPKQEAAQLAEQQDDLILQRAQARAALKRWIGSAANDKPVGSLPEWPVDTSIYSHKVQHHPELAAFAPMTREAQAKVHEAEAEKQSDWSWELDYQHRDRQFGDMVSVQLSWDLPLFPDSRQNPKIAAKQAELNQLEAEREALSREHTQQLENELADYERLDRAVRRNQNSLLPLAKEKVELSMASYRAGKGDLNAVVAARRELIEARLKQIDVEEQRALTSARLYFAYGESSQ; from the coding sequence ATGAACTCCAAGTGCAATTGCACAGGCTGGTCTCTCGTGGCTGGCCTAGCGGCAAGCGTGCTGGCATTGCCGAGTTTCGCTGCCGCATTGACGCTCGATGAAGCTTTGCGGCTGGCAGAAAACAATGCGCCGTCGCTGACCGCACAAGACGCCAAAATTCAGGCTGCCAGCAGTGCAGCCATCCCTGCTGGTGAATTACCTGATCCCAAGCTCTTGGTGGGGGTGCAGAACTACCCCATCGGCGGCCCGGATCGTTGGAGTATCGACCAAGACTTCATGACCATGCAGATGGTCGGGGTCAGGCAGGAGGTGCCCAATAGCGACAAGCGCAAAGCGCGTATCGCAGTCGCCGATGCAGCTATTGATCGTGCCTCTGCGGAGCGTCTAATCGAGCGTCTGAAGGTGCGCCAGTCCACGGCGTTGGCCTGGATCAACAGCTACTCGGTTGAGCGCAAAGATGTGCTGTTCCAAGACTTCTACAAAGAAAACCGCCTTCTGAGCGATACCGTCCGGGCCCAAATTGCCGGTGGCCGGGCTCAACCCGCCGATGCGGTGACACCCAAGCAAGAAGCAGCTCAACTGGCGGAGCAGCAGGACGATCTGATTCTGCAGAGAGCGCAGGCTCGTGCGGCCCTCAAACGCTGGATTGGCTCCGCCGCCAACGACAAGCCTGTGGGCAGCTTGCCTGAATGGCCGGTCGACACCTCAATTTACTCTCATAAGGTGCAACACCACCCCGAGTTGGCAGCGTTCGCGCCGATGACCCGCGAAGCGCAAGCCAAAGTTCATGAAGCCGAAGCGGAAAAGCAGTCGGACTGGAGTTGGGAGCTTGATTATCAGCATCGTGACCGTCAGTTCGGCGACATGGTCAGCGTTCAACTTTCCTGGGATCTACCGCTATTTCCAGACTCTCGCCAAAATCCCAAGATTGCTGCCAAGCAGGCTGAACTCAACCAGCTGGAGGCCGAGCGCGAAGCTCTGTCACGCGAGCATACCCAGCAACTCGAAAATGAACTGGCCGACTATGAGCGTCTGGATCGTGCCGTGCGCAGAAATCAGAACAGCCTGTTGCCGCTGGCCAAGGAAAAGGTCGAACTCAGCATGGCCAGTTACCGTGCAGGCAAGGGCGATTTAAACGCGGTTGTTGCCGCCCGACGTGAACTCATCGAAGCCCGCCTCAAACAGATCGACGTAGAAGAGCAGCGAGCGCTGACCAGTGCGCGTCTGTACTTCGCTTATGGGGAGTCCAGCCAATGA